The Myxococcales bacterium genomic interval CGCTTAGATACCACACGGGGGATCGAAGCGCTCATGTCGCCTTGGTTTCATCTGCAAACTCTGAGCGTCAGACTTCTGGCGCCGGGAGGCAGGCCGGGCTAGCTTGGGGCTGGATGTCGTCTCGCGTCGAAAGCCCGTCCTCGGCCTTCGAGCAGGGGGTGGTGGAGGCCCTGCGCCGCCTGGGAGGCCCCCTCCCGGCGCGCCTGCGCCTGGACCCTGGCCGTGCGGCGCGCCTCCGGGAGCGGTTGCGGACGGCCCCCGGCCTCGCCCCGGGGGGCGACCTGCGCGGGCCCCAAGTTCCCGCGGGGCTGGCGCACGTTCATCCCTCTTGGCTACGCGACATCCTGGGGCGAGAGCCCTTGCCGTTGGCTGCGGCGCTCCACCGGAGGCTGGGAGCGGCGGGGCTCGTGGGCCTTGGGGGGCCCTGGGAGCAGACCCCGCCGGCGTCTCTGGCTGCCGGGCGCCTCGACGAACTGGCGGCGCTTCTCCTGGGGCCGCTCGCCGACGCCCCACCGCCGCCTTCTGGGGCCCCGCCCGAGCGCGCTACAGAGAGCGGGGATACGCCCCTTACCCGCAACGTGTTGTGGGCGCGTCTGCCAGCCCCCTCGTTGTGGCGAGCGCTGTGCGAGCGCGGCGCCGTGGAGGTGGGGCGCTCGCTCCACAATGCCGAAGCGGTGATGCGGGCCCGGGCCATGGCCACGGTGGGGGCCCCTTGGGCCGAGATCGTCTCTCGCTTTAGCGTGCTGCCGCTCGACGCCGCAGCCCGCGATCGGGCGCGCCTCGCCGTGGCACGGGCCTCGGGCCTGGCGGCCCGCGGCGAGCGTGCGGTGGAGGAGGCCGACCGACCCGCGGCCGAGGTGCGCCTGGCCTTCGTGGGGATCGCGGCGGCGCGCGCGGAGATTGCCACGGCGGGTCCGGCGGTGCTGCGGACCCTGGCCCTTCGCCTGCCCGTCACGGTGGGGCGCTGTCTGCTCGAGGGCGGACTTGCGTGAGGCCGCCGTCCTGGCATTGTGGTCGGTGGTGGCGCACACGGGACGGATCATCAAGAGCACGGGTCAGGTTCTGGGCAGCCGGATGGTGGCCGCTCACCTCGACGCCGAAGCGGTCCGCGCGGCGGCCGCGGACGAGGCCGAGCGCGTCCGCGCCCAAGCTGAGGCTGAACGGGCCGAAGCGCGCCGGGCCGGCTACGACGCGGGCTTCGGGGCGGGCCGTCAAGAAGGCCTGGCTTCGGTGATGGAGATCCTCGCCCGCGCACGGGCCGATGCCGACGCCACACGCACGGCCGCCCAGGACAGCGCCGTGGCGCTCGCCCGCCGGATGGCCGAAAAAATCGTCGGCCAGGCGGTCACGCTGGCCCCGTCCTTCATGGCCGACATGGTGGGGCGGGCCCTGGCGGAGACGCGGGCCCGCGCCGGCACCCTGATCGTTCGGCTGCATCCCCAGGACCTCGATGGCGTGGTGCGGGAGCGTGCGCGGCTTGCGGCCCGCGTGGCGAATGGGGTGGAGGTCAAGCTCTCGGCCGATCCCGGCGTCGATCGCAACGGGTGCATCGTGGATACGCCTCTTGGGCGTCTGGACGCGCGCCTGTCCACCCAGCTCGACGCCCTGGAACGGGCCCTGGTCACCCGTCGGGGAGGCCTCGGGTGAGCGACGACGAATCCGCGCTGCCCGCGGTCGTCGATCTGGCCGAAGCATTTGCCGCGCTCGACGAGGTGAATCCCCTGCGTCTGGCGGGGCGGGTGACCGAGGTGACCGGGCTCGTGGTGCGGGCCACCATCCCCGGCGTGCGGGTGGGCGAGTTGGTCTGCATCGACGACGGCCTGCAGCGGCTGCGCGCCGAGGCGGTCGGTTTTCGAGGCGAGGAGGTCGTGCTGATGCCGCTCGGTCCCGTGGCGGGCATCGGCCCCGAGGCGCTGGTGAGCCCCATGGGCCGGTCCCTGGGACTGCAGGTGGGGGAGGGCTTGCTGGGGCGTGTTCTGGATGGACTGGGGCAGCCCTGCGATGGGCTGGGCCCGGTGGGAGGCCCCCTCGAGACCTGGCCTGTGGACCGGCCGTCGCCGCCGCCACTCTTTCGTCAGCGCATCACGCGCCCGCTGAGCCTGGGGGTGCGTGCGCTCGACGGGCTGCTGACCGTGGGGCAGGGCCAGCGCCTGGGTTTGTTCGCGGGCTCGGGCGTGGGCAAGTCGACCCTGCTCGGGCAGATCGCCCGCCATACGGATGCCGACGTGGCGGTGATCGCGCTCGTCGGAGAGCGGGGGCGGGAGGTACGCGAGTTCCTCGAGGACACCTTGGGGCCCGATGGCCGCGCCCGGGCCGTGGTGGTGTGCGCCACCAGCGACGAGCCTGCGATCGTCCGGCTCAAATGCGCCTTCGTCGCGACCGCC includes:
- a CDS encoding FliI/YscN family ATPase, producing the protein MPAVVDLAEAFAALDEVNPLRLAGRVTEVTGLVVRATIPGVRVGELVCIDDGLQRLRAEAVGFRGEEVVLMPLGPVAGIGPEALVSPMGRSLGLQVGEGLLGRVLDGLGQPCDGLGPVGGPLETWPVDRPSPPPLFRQRITRPLSLGVRALDGLLTVGQGQRLGLFAGSGVGKSTLLGQIARHTDADVAVIALVGERGREVREFLEDTLGPDGRARAVVVCATSDEPAIVRLKCAFVATAIAEWFRDRGQRVLLMMDSLTRFARAQREVGLAAGEPPARQGYPPSVFALLPRLLERAGNGERGSITGIYSVLVAGGDLDEPIADEARGVLDGHIVLSRALAERGHFPAIDLLPSLSRIMPAVADADHLRAATRLRELLAAYEDKRDLIALGAYKRGADPRVDEALTKLERINRYLCQGVGEASTLDEARRGLLALTT